A window of Chryseobacterium aquaeductus genomic DNA:
TCTTTCTTCCGCAGTTTCGCCTAATAAAGAATTGATTCTGTCTTGAAGACTTTTCACGTGTTTTTGCAGTACCAGATCATTTTTTTCTATGCTGTTGGGAAATTCTTCCAAAAGTTTATTGAAAAAATCACGTTGCAAAATCGAAACTTCAGAATCTTCTACCGCTTCTATATAATAATTTGATTTCTCATTAAAGTACAAACTGCTTCGGTCACCAATCAACCAGTTTTCGGGAGCAAATTGTATAATGTGTTCTTTCCCGTTTTTATCAATGGAAAACATTCTTAACAGTCCTTTTTCAACAAAAAAAGTATTTCTGCACACTTCTCCATGTTGTAAAAGAAGTTCACCTTTTGATACTTTTTTTATCTCGTATTGCACACTGCAAAGACTCAGCCTTTCCGCTGGAACTTCTAATACCTTTGCTAAATAATTGGTCATGTTACTCATAATACAGCGTGCTTAAAGTGATATCTTGGTGCGATGCATTGTTGATCTCGTTACCGTTTTTGATTACAATTAACTGTGGGCTTTCATGTCTGATGCCGAAATTTTCTGCTATTTTATTAGAGATATTTCTGTGCGCCAAAAGATCTAGAAAATATAGAGTTACATTATGATTATCTGCATCATCAATTTCTTTTTCAAAATTTCTTAAAACTGTTTTGCTGATAAAACAGCTCGTAGAGTGTTTGAAAATAGCAATTTTTCCGGAATAAGATTTCTTTATCGCGTCTTCCAGATCTTTTTCAGATTCTATTAAATTCCAGAAAGATTTAGATTCTTTTTCTTCCGGTTTGCCGCCAAATATTTTGTCAAAAAAACTCATACATTAAATTGTTTCAAGTGATGATTGAGGTGCTTATATTCTAAAAATCCCCAATCTTTTTCTTCCATTTTCCCAAAAAGTGAGTGATCATCGGGTAAATCATGATTTTCATAAGCTTTACTATATTCTTTCAAAGTATCAAAAAGCTTAAATTTTGCTGTTTCAAAATCACACTCAAAATTAACGATAAGTTTTTGAAAACTTGGCATGTTTGGTGGAATTCCGTTATTGAAAATCTGAATTTCTTTTTTAGTTAAAATCCCGACTGCTCGTATAATAAAGTTTGTTTTGGGCAGATGTAGTTTTTTTAATGGAACTTTTAAAACCAATTCACAATGCGTTAACATCTGTGCAGCATTCATCCTACCCCATTTTCTTTCGGAATTATCAGAAAGTTGAGAAATTCTCTCAATAATTTCATTGAAATCATTTTTGTTGTGAAGACTTTTTCTTACCAACCTTTTTCTTTCTTTAAGTTTTCGATATGAGCAAAATGATGGTTACAATGCCATGAATAAAGTGCTAAATAATATCTGAGATTATAATCATTCTTTTTTTCGGGATGACGAAAAGTTCTTTCAAGCTGTCTGTTCGTAAGAGTTTTTAATAAAAAATACCATCTTTGGTGAATTCCTTTCAGCATTCTCATGGCTGGTTTTATTGGTATACTTATACTGTCTTGAAGTTCTGCCCATTTTGCTTCTTCGTAAGGTTTTATCGTCGGGTTTTCCTCTGTTAAAGCCAATTTAAAACGAATAAAACTATTGGCGTGGCTGTCTGCCAAATGATTAACGAGCTGTCTCACCGTCCATCCTCCGTTTCTGTAAGGAGTATCAAGTTGTTCGTTAGAAAAATCTTCAATTAAATTTTTTAATTTTTCAGGAAAGTTTTTGATGACTTTGATATGACTTTCCAGTTCGATGTCGCAACTGATGTTACCTTCCTGAAAATCTCCGATTGGAAATTTCTTGATGTCACTATTATCCATTTCGTTTTAATTTATATTTTTCTGGTGTTTAATTTTATAATCTCAATCTTAACCTGCGTAAATTTATCAAAAATTTCCAGAAATTCAGACATGAAAAAAGCCTTAGATTATTATAAAACTAAAGCCTTAATTATAAAGAATTAAAAATTAATAACCATGTAAATCGATACCTTCGGTTCGTTGCAAAGTTACTTTTTTTCCCATTTTCTTTTGAATCACTCTGAAATGCTGCAATTCATCATCGGTAAGAATATTTATGGCTATTCCTTTTTCTCCTGCACGTCCTGTTCTGCCAATTCTGTGAATGTAATCTAAAGGCGAACGAGGTAATTCGTAATTAATCACACAAGGTAGAGACTCGATGTGGATACCACGACCAATCAGGTCTGTTGCAACCAAAATCTGAGCACCATTCACTTTAAATTCTTCCAAATTATTTCTACGGGCACCCTGCGATTTCTGACTGTGAATCGCAACCGCTTTTATTTTATTTTTCTTCAGCTTTTCGACCAGATTATCTGCAGATTTTGTCGACGAAACAAAAATTAAAGCTTTCTCAACTTTCTTTTCTTTAATTAAATAGCGCAAAAAAGGTCCTTTATTTTCCGGTGAAACGTGATAGGCTAATTGCTCAATATGATCAATTTCAACTTCATCTTTCTTGATTTCGATCAATACAGGATTCATCGATACACGCTTCTTCATTTCAGAAATTTTGTCATCTAAAGTTGCAGAAAATAAAGTAGTCTGTTTCATGACAGGCATCATACCAAAAAGCTTATTCATCTCATCGCCAAAACCTAACTGAAACATTTTGTCTGCCTCGTCAATTACCAGATGCTGAATTCCTGAGATACTCAAAGCATTATGGTCAATCAAATCTAAAAGACGACCAGGAGTTGCGATAAGTACTTCTACACCGAACATTCCTTTCATCTGCGGATTGATAGAAACACCGCCGTAAACTGCCATTGTACGAATCTCACGCTTCAGATTTTCTGTAAATGCTCTGAAAACTTCATCAATCTGAATCGCCAATTCTCGTGTAGGAACCAATATTAAAACCTGTACGTTACGGTCTTTTTTAACTTCTGCATTTTGTAATTTTTCTAAAATTGGCATGACAAAACAAGCCGTTTTTCCGGAACCTGTTTGTGCAATTCCGACCAGATCTTTTCCCTCTAAAATCACAGGAATTGCCTGCTCCTGAATTGGAAATGGCTTCAGATAACCTAACTTTTTAACAGAATGAATAACATTGCTTGATAATCCTAACGACTCAAATGACATAAAAATACTTATTTGTGCAAAGATAAGCTATTGAGATTTGGTTATTCTAAAAACGCAAATTTTACTTGTTTACAACTAACTAAAAAATATTGGAAATATGATATAAATGCCGTTTTGTCCGATAATTAATCTTTGGACAATTTTTTGAACACTAATTTTTATCAATTTATTAGAAATTCAATCCATATGAAAATGAAAAAAGCATTAATAATAGTCGATGTACAGAACGATTTTTGTGAAGGCGGAGCATTGGCTGTTCCTGAAGCAAACGAAATAATTCCATATATCAATCTTCTGATGGAAGAAAATGAGTATGATCAAATCGTTCTAACCCAAGACTGGCATCCCGCAAATCATAAAAGTTTTGCAAGCAACAATGGAAAAAATGTGGGTGAAAGTATTATTTTAAATGGAGTTCCACAGTTTATGTGGCCAGACCACTGCGTTGAAGGAACTTTTGGAGCAGAATTTCATAAGGATTTGAATAGAGAAAAAGTGACTCACATTATCCAGAAAGGAAAAAATACTGAAATTGATGCGTACAGCGGTTTTCAGGATAACAATCATTTTATGAAAACAGGTTTGGATGATTTCTTAAAATATCACGATATTCAATTAGTAGAAATTGTAGGTTTAGCAATGGATTATTGTGTGAAATTTACCGCAACAGATGCCGTTGCAAACGGATTTATCACTTGTCTTCACTTCAACGGAACAAAAGCTGTCAATGTAAAACCTGATAACGGTAAAGATGCTATTTTTGAAATGATTCAGAAAGGAGTGACGGTTTTGGGATAGTTAGTTAAAAATATAATTGTCATTCCGTAGGAATCTAAGCAATGTTTTCTGCGTTTAGATTCCTACGGAATAACAAAAAAAATGATTTAAATGAAAAGGACGCAGAAAACTAATTCTGCGTCCTTTTCATTAATTTAAAATTTTTAAATTATGAATTAAAAACTCATAATTCGTAATTCAAAATTGATAACTTATTAAAGCATTTTTAAAGTATTCACTTCCAAATCTGTAAGGATTCTCCAGTGTCCTCTTTTGATGTTTTTCTTTGTCATTCCTGCGAACATTACTCTGTCAAGAGCTTCCACCTCATATCCTAATCTTTGGAAAATTCTTCTGATGACACGGTTCCAGCCAATGTGGATTTCCATTCCGATTTCATTTTTAGGTTTCCCTTCAATGAACGAAATTTGATCAACCGTTGCTATACCTTCTTCAAGACGAATACCTTCAACAATCAATTTCATGTCTTCATTAGTTAATTTCTTATCCAAAGTTACATGATAGATCTTTTTGGCATCAAAAGACGGGTGCGTCAATTTTTTCGTCATGTGTCCGTCATTTGTCAAAAGAATAACTCCCGTTGTAGAACGATCTAGTCTTCCAACTGGGAATACACGGTACGGAGATGCATTTGCAACCAAATCCATTACTGTTTTTCTTGCTTTGTCATCTTTGGTTGTAGAAATGTAACCTTTTGGCTTATTTAAAAGTATATAAACCGGTTTTTCCGGAGTGATACCTTGTCCGTCGAAAACCACTTTATCCGTTTTCTCAACCTGATATCCCATTTCTGTAACTACCTGTCCGTTAACTTCTACTAATCCCTGAACGATTAGTTCATCAGCTTCTCTCCTGCTGCAGATTCCTGAGTTTGCAATGTATTTATTTAGACGGATCGTATCTTTATGTACATCTTTTTCAACCTTCTTGAATCTTCTTTTCTGTACAAAAGATTTTGCTCTGTCATCATCTCTGTCAGTTTTTTCGCTTCCGGGTTTTCTTCCGTATTTTAAACTGCCTCTTTCGTATTTTCCTCTTACATCTGAGCTGCTTCTTCCTTCACCACCTCTCTTGAAGCTGGTTTTTCCAAAAGACTTTCTCTCTTCACTTTGATTAGATACAAATGGTTCTTTTTCAGTTTTAGCATATTTTTTTTCCATTCGACTCTCATAGCTCGTATCAGATCTCCTAGAATCGGGTTTTTTGAAAGGTTTAGAGCCGTCTGTATCTCTATCACTTCTGCTGAATGGCTTTTTCTCAAATTTTGATGAGCCGCTTTCATTTCTATCTTTTGGTTCAAAACTTCTTTCACCAGTTTTAGAAAATGGTTTTTTGAAAGATCTTGATTCTGAAGAATTTCCAGATTTAGGAGAGCGAGGACTGTCCGAATTTCTTGTTGAAGATCTCGGTTTTTTTGGTCTTCCTGAATTATTATTGTCTCTGCTCATTCTAAATATTTTTGCAAAGATAGTGATTTAGTTACGAGTTAGAAATTAAGAATCATAACTTTGTACAATTGTTTGCTTATTAATTCACTTAAAAATCAAAAAATGATTACTTTTTTAGACCGTGATTTTTCTCAACTCAACGATTTTCTAACCGAAAACCCATTCAGTAAAATTTTTATCCTTGTAGACGAAAATACTCATGAATATTGTCTTCCCGTACTTTTGGGAAATTTGGAAACCGAAATCAGTTTTGAAATTTTGGAAGTTGAGCCGGGTGAAGAAATGAAAAATATTCAGACAGTTAATCATCTGTGGGAAATTTTAACGGAAATGCAGGCTGACCGCAAAGCATTGATTATCAATTTGGGCGGTGGCGTGATTACCGACATGGGTGGTTTTGTTTCGTCTACTTATAAAAGAGGAATTCAGTTTATCAATATTCCTACTACTCTATTATCGATGTGTGATGCTTCTATTGGCGGAAAAACCGGAATTGATCTTATGCATTATAAAAATATGGTGGGGACATTTAGTTTTCCTGAGCAGATTTTTGTGTATCCTCAATTTTTAGAAACACTTCCCTATAAAGAACTGCGAAGTGGCTTTGCAGAAATGCTGAAACATGGATTGATTGCTGACAAAACTCATTGGGAAAATCTTATTCAAATTCAGAAGATTGATGCTGAAGGTATTTTTCCGCATATCCAGACTTCGATGGATATTAAACAGAACGTTGTAGAAAAAGATTTTCACGAGAAGAATGTAAGAAAAACCCTAAACTTCGGTCACACCATTGGTCATGCAATAGAAAGTTTATATTTAGAAAAAGGAAATCCTATTCTTCATGGTGAAGCTGTTGCACTGGGTATGACCTGCGAAACCCATCTTTCGTTCTTAGAAGGTTTACTATCTGAAGAAGATGCGGAAACCATTATTTCAAATATTTCCAGATATTATTCATTTTTAGATTTAAGTGATTTTAAATACGATGATATTTTCAAACTTTTATTAAACGACAAAAAGAATGAAGAAAGCAAAATCAATTTTTCTCTGCTTTCCGGAATTGGCTCTTGCATTTTTGATTATCAATGTAAAACAAAAAACATCCAGAATTCATTAGATTTTTATAAAAAAATCAGCCAATTTTAGAATTAATAGCACTATGTAAACTAAATTTTTAGTTAGTATCATTGCAAGCATACTACTTTCGATTAAATTTTAAATATTTGATTATCAGTTGTTTATATTTTAATTTTATTTTTAGTGACATCTATCATGTTCAATTTCGTGTTCGAAAATCGATTTTGGCAAACAATTTGGAAGATACCACTCGTCAAACTCCAAAAAAGTTTGGTAGTAAAATTTAAAATTAGAAAAATAATAAATATTAAAAATTTAAAGTTATGAAAAAGTTAATTTTAGGACTAGCGGTTACAGCAAGTTCATTAGCATTCGCTCAGACAACGACTACAACTACACCATCAATGTCTTCAGATGTAAGATTTGGTATTAAGGCTGGTATGAACGTTTCATCTCTATCGGAAGACGCGGGTCTTGCAGATCAAAAGTCAAAAATTGGTTTTAATGCAGGTATATTCGCAACGATTCCAGTAGCAGAATCATTCAGTATTCAGCCAGAGGTTTTATACACACAATATGGTGACAAATATGATCAAGTGATTTTAGGAAACAGATATTCTAGAGCTAGACATTTAGATTATGTTTCAGTACCTGTTATGTTCCAGTATAACTTCGTTCCAAATTTTTATGTAGAAGCTGGTCCTGAATTTGGAGTTTTAGTTAGTGCTAAAAATAAATTTAAAAATGAAACAAATAACAATGTAATCACTGAATCTGGTAACTATAAAGATGATTTGAATTCATTTAATTTAGGTATTGGTTTAGGTGCTGGTTATTATTTCACAGACAATATTGGTATTACAGCAAGATATGTTGCAGGTGTAACTGATGTAAATAAAGACAGACCAAACGGTTCTGATGCTGTAAGAAACAATACTTTCCAAGTAGGTTTAGCTTACAAATTCTAAGAACTAGAAAAATCTTATTTCAATAAAAAAGAGTCCGTCTCACAACTAGTGAAAACGGACTTTTTTTATGATTTTTCTCGACCTCCTGTCAGAGAATGATTTTCATACAGTCGATTCTGAACCCACATCATTGAGTTGTGAGACTAACTCTTTTTATATGAAATTTAATCTTAACTAAATAACTCTATTTCTTCTCCTTTTGCAACCGGATATTCTTCAGTGAAACATCCAAAACAATGATTTGAGGAACCTAAAATTACCTTTAAGTTTTCCGTACTCAAAAATTCTAAAGAATCTACTCCCAGATAATCTCTCAACTGTTCGGTTGACATATTTGCAGAGATCAAATCATCCTTTGATGGCGTGTCAATTCCTAAATAACAAGGTGCGATAATTGGTGGTGAAACACTTCTGAAATGAATTTCCTTGACACCTGCTTCTTTTAAAATTTTAACCAATCTCTTAGAAGTTGTTCCACGAACGATAGAATCATCGATGATCACTACTCTTTTTCCTTTAATTTCAGAAATAATCGGGTTTAGTTTAAGGTTCACTACCCTTTCTCTCATTTCCTGAGTTGGTACGATGAAACTTCTTCCGATATATCTGTTTTTGATCAAAACCGGACGGAAAGGTATTCCTGAAGCTTTCGAAAAACCAATCGCAGCAGGAACTCCAGAATCAGGAACTCCAATTACAATATCGGCTTCTACAGGAGCTTGTTCCCAGATTTTCTCACCAGACTTTTCTCTGATTTCGTATACATTGATGTTTTCTAAAGAGGAATCGGGTCTTGCAAAATAAATATATTCAAACGAACAGATTCTTTGCTTGCCTCTTTCTTCATTCACCATGTAAGAATTTAGTTTTCCGGGCTCGTTTTCATTGGTGTAGATGATTTCTCCAGGAAGAATATCTCTTACATATTGTGCTCCAACCGCGTCTAAAGCTACAGATTCTGAAGCCACAACGTAAGTTTTTTCATCGATTGCACCTAAAACTAAAGGTCTGATTCCGTTAAAATCTCTAAAAGCGAAAAATTTATTTCTTGTCATTCCGACAACAGAATATGCGCCTTCAATTTTCTCCATTGTAGCTTTAATCGCTCCACGAAGACCTAAATCAAGATTTTTTTGAATTAATCTTAAAATAACCTCAGAATCTGAAGTTGCTCTGAAAACAACGCCTTCAGCTTCCAATTCTGTTTTTAATTCTCTCGCATTGGTTAAGTTACCATTATGAGCGATAGAAAGTATAATCTGGTCATATTCGTTTTTGGCAAAAAATGGCTGAAAATTATATTTCTTTTTGTCTCCTGCAGTCGTGTAACGAGTGTGCCCGATAGCAGAATTTCCCATAAAAGCTTCGGGATCCTGGATCTCTTTATAAACATCCAAAACCAAACCTTCATCTTTCATATTGGTGATTTTTCCGTCTTTCAAAACGGAAATCCCACACGCTTCCTGACCTCTGTGCTGCAAAGCAAAAAGCCCGAATTGTGAAAGAGAAAACGTATCGAGATCATTGTCAGAATACATTCCGAAGATGCCGCACTCCTCATTCGGAGCATCAAGTCTTTCTTCTTCCTGCGTTCTGAAAAGATTTCTTCCGTAGGTTTGATTTTCAAACTGTTTTAAATATTCACTTTTATGAATGTCTAAACTTTTCATTTTTATTTCTCTAAAATTAAAAGATTAAAAATTTAACAATTAAAAGATTACAGACTGTTTAATTTTAAAATTCTTAAATCTTTAAATAAATTAAATTACTTCTGTAAAATAGCCTTAAGGCGATTGTAGATCTCAACGTAAGCTTCAGTTACTTCGCCAAGATCTCTTCTGAATCTGTCTTTATCCAGTTTCTTCATCGTGTCTTTGTCCCAAAGTCTGCACGTGTCAGGAGAAATTTCGTCTGCTAAGATGATTTCACCAGTTGAAGTTTTACCCAATTCGATTTTAAAATCAACCAGGATAATGTTCATTTTATCAAAAAGGTCGATCAGAATATCGTTAATGTCTGAGGTCAATTCGTACATTTCGTCAAGCTCTTCGTATGTTGCTGCACCTAAGAAAACCGCGTGGTGATCGTTGATAAGCGGATCTCCCAATTCGTCTTTTTTGTAGCAGATATCGAAAATTGTAACCGGAGATTTTATTCCTTCCTCTACACCTAATCTTTGTGCCATGCTTCCTGCAGAATAGTTTCTTACCACCATTTCCAAAGGAATAATAGATACTTTTTTTACCAATTGTTCTCTTTCGTCCAATTGCTTAATGAAATGAGTTTTGATCCCTTTTTCATTCAAATATTCAAAAATAAGAGTTGTGATGGCGTTATTCATTTCACCTTTCAAATCCACAGAACCTCTTTTTTGAGCATTAAATGCTGTAGCATCGTCTTTAAAACGTACTACCACTTCGTCAGGATTATCGGTAGCAAATACTTGTTTTGCCTTACCTTCATACAACATTTCTTTCTTTTGACTCATAATTTTTACTTTTTTTAAAAAGGAATTCGCGAATCTACGATTTCCGTTTCTGCATTAGATTTATATTATTTTACTTAATTAAAATTCCTGTTAAAACTGCTATTCCAAAACTCAGCAATGTACCGATGAGCACATATTCTGTCAGTTTTCTTTGTTTAGCCTGTGCAAGATCGCTGAATCTGAAAACAGATTTTGCTGCGACCATAAAACCTACGCCTTCCCAATGATTGACCATAATAAAAGTGAATACCAAAAGACGTTCTAATATTCCAATATATTTTCCGGCACTGGATAAAGATTCGGTTTGTATATTGTTGTGTGCTTCAGCAACCGGAGTCCATGAAGACAGTAAAGTTTTAATAATAATCGAAGTTGGTGTCGATAAAAATAAAACTGCAACTGCGATTTTTAATAAGTTTTGATCTTTTAAAAATTCAAAATTAAATTCATTAAAATAAAAAGAAACTCCTGCAATCACTGCGATGTGCAAAAATTGGTCGATAAAAAACCATCTTTTTTTAGTTTTAACATTTTGAAAATAAAGTTTTGAGGCATCAATTACTAAATGTGAAATTCCCACGACTACCGCTACCCACCATAACTCTGTGTTCCAAAGAAAAATAAAACTTAAGAAGTTGTGAATCAGAATGTGAAGGTACAAATATTTGCTCTTCAGTTTTATGTTTTCTTTATCTGCAACCCAAGAATTTGGCTGAAGAATAAAATCTCCAAGTAGATGTGCCAATATGAGTTGAGTAAAGATCATACTACAATTCTGAGATTTTCTTTGTAAAATAGTGATTGGTTTCTACGATAAGTTCGTAGTTTGCACGTTTCAGCCTTTGGCTGATAGACGACTGCGAAATCGCAAATTTTTTCGCAAGATCTTCTTGTGTCATGTCATTATTCATGATCATTTCGTGGATAATTTCTGCAGTTGCCATCGTCCAGCTATCAAAATCTTTTGAAGACCATTTGAGAAGAATATTGAGATCGCGATCTAAAGACTCGTTGTTGGTTTTTATAGAAACAGTGTGTCCGTCATTCTTGAGATCGTTTAGCAATCTCCCTGAATTTACATAAGCTGTACCGTTGGATTCTGTAATTTTTTCTGATGAAAAATTTTCCTCGCCGATACCAATGGCGATCCTAACGTCTAAATTTTCCTGACTTCTTATAAGAGATTTGATGGCTAAGAAACGCCAAAAAACGTCATTAATATTACATTTGAGCTGAAATTCGTCGCCTCTGTAAATTTCCCATGTTTGTGGAGCACTTCCCCACTTTTCAAGAAGATTTTTCAGTTTGGTGATCCAAACTTGAGTGTCTGCATATTGCGAATTTATAATATCACCGGTGATGACCGCTATCATTTTGCAAATATAAGCATTAATACTTATATACAAAAGATATAAGCAGAAACACTTATAGATGTGTAATATTAGTGAATTTGCTTATATCAATAATATGGTTTTTGAATTTATCGTTTGATGAACGGATAGGTTTTTCCATCTAATTCTAATAGATAATTTCCGGTATTTAGATTCTGTATCGATATATTTTTCTTTTTGATAAAAGGTTTTTTCTCAGTATAAATAATCTTCCCCGAAAGGTCGATGATCTGAGCTCTTTCTATGTTTTGTGTGTTTCCTTTGACGAAAATAAAATCATTGGCAGGATTTGGATAAATTTTAAATTCTTCGGTTTCCGAAAAAATATTTTCATAAACTGATAGAGATCCCAAATTTTGGCAATAGTTAGCTGCATAAGAATCCCATTCTGTGGAACTGAAAATGGCACTTGGCTGAGTAATTGTTGATTTTCTGTAAAGCGAAATATCCGCATTTGTATTTTGGTTGAATTTTAATCCTACAGCATCAATAGTAGTTGAATTATAAGCCAATTCTACATATTGAGTTCCCGAAAATATCATCGGATCAGACGCTGTGAGAAATTTTGCATCTGAATTTGTATAGCACGACAAAGTTGCCTTGGGATTTAAGATGACAAAACTTTGATTATTGTCGATTTTTCCTTCGAGTTCAAAACTGTTTCCAAGATAATAATTATCATAAACGCTATCGTAAAACTGGATATTGAGTCTATAATTATTTAAATTTATTTCGTGCCCTGTCTTATTTACAATCTCAATTGCCTTATTATTTCCGCTGCCTTCGATATATTTTACAATCATCAGATCTTTAGAATTTGTATCTGCAGCTGTTGTTGAAACAGTGATTGAATTGCTGTCTGAAGATTCCAAATAACCTTTATCAAAGGCTCTTACCGTAAAAGAATAGGATGTGGAAGGACTTAAATGATCGATCACAATCGATGTGCTTTTTGTTGTAGCAATTGGTGTTGCAGAACCATTCATATAAATTCTATATCCTAAAATATCGGTGTCGGTTGTTGGATTCCAGCTTAAATGAATAAA
This region includes:
- a CDS encoding Crp/Fnr family transcriptional regulator, with the translated sequence MSNMTNYLAKVLEVPAERLSLCSVQYEIKKVSKGELLLQHGEVCRNTFFVEKGLLRMFSIDKNGKEHIIQFAPENWLIGDRSSLYFNEKSNYYIEAVEDSEVSILQRDFFNKLLEEFPNSIEKNDLVLQKHVKSLQDRINSLLGETAEERYLKFIKMYPDLLLRVPQWMVASYLGITPESLSRVRKELARKNFITDK
- the ytxJ gene encoding bacillithiol system redox-active protein YtxJ — its product is MSFFDKIFGGKPEEKESKSFWNLIESEKDLEDAIKKSYSGKIAIFKHSTSCFISKTVLRNFEKEIDDADNHNVTLYFLDLLAHRNISNKIAENFGIRHESPQLIVIKNGNEINNASHQDITLSTLYYE
- a CDS encoding DUF1569 domain-containing protein, which codes for MVRKSLHNKNDFNEIIERISQLSDNSERKWGRMNAAQMLTHCELVLKVPLKKLHLPKTNFIIRAVGILTKKEIQIFNNGIPPNMPSFQKLIVNFECDFETAKFKLFDTLKEYSKAYENHDLPDDHSLFGKMEEKDWGFLEYKHLNHHLKQFNV
- a CDS encoding YfiT family bacillithiol transferase encodes the protein MDNSDIKKFPIGDFQEGNISCDIELESHIKVIKNFPEKLKNLIEDFSNEQLDTPYRNGGWTVRQLVNHLADSHANSFIRFKLALTEENPTIKPYEEAKWAELQDSISIPIKPAMRMLKGIHQRWYFLLKTLTNRQLERTFRHPEKKNDYNLRYYLALYSWHCNHHFAHIENLKKEKGW
- a CDS encoding DEAD/DEAH box helicase, translating into MSFESLGLSSNVIHSVKKLGYLKPFPIQEQAIPVILEGKDLVGIAQTGSGKTACFVMPILEKLQNAEVKKDRNVQVLILVPTRELAIQIDEVFRAFTENLKREIRTMAVYGGVSINPQMKGMFGVEVLIATPGRLLDLIDHNALSISGIQHLVIDEADKMFQLGFGDEMNKLFGMMPVMKQTTLFSATLDDKISEMKKRVSMNPVLIEIKKDEVEIDHIEQLAYHVSPENKGPFLRYLIKEKKVEKALIFVSSTKSADNLVEKLKKNKIKAVAIHSQKSQGARRNNLEEFKVNGAQILVATDLIGRGIHIESLPCVINYELPRSPLDYIHRIGRTGRAGEKGIAINILTDDELQHFRVIQKKMGKKVTLQRTEGIDLHGY
- the pncA gene encoding bifunctional nicotinamidase/pyrazinamidase: MKKALIIVDVQNDFCEGGALAVPEANEIIPYINLLMEENEYDQIVLTQDWHPANHKSFASNNGKNVGESIILNGVPQFMWPDHCVEGTFGAEFHKDLNREKVTHIIQKGKNTEIDAYSGFQDNNHFMKTGLDDFLKYHDIQLVEIVGLAMDYCVKFTATDAVANGFITCLHFNGTKAVNVKPDNGKDAIFEMIQKGVTVLG
- a CDS encoding pseudouridine synthase, whose protein sequence is MEKKYAKTEKEPFVSNQSEERKSFGKTSFKRGGEGRSSSDVRGKYERGSLKYGRKPGSEKTDRDDDRAKSFVQKRRFKKVEKDVHKDTIRLNKYIANSGICSRREADELIVQGLVEVNGQVVTEMGYQVEKTDKVVFDGQGITPEKPVYILLNKPKGYISTTKDDKARKTVMDLVANASPYRVFPVGRLDRSTTGVILLTNDGHMTKKLTHPSFDAKKIYHVTLDKKLTNEDMKLIVEGIRLEEGIATVDQISFIEGKPKNEIGMEIHIGWNRVIRRIFQRLGYEVEALDRVMFAGMTKKNIKRGHWRILTDLEVNTLKML
- the aroB gene encoding 3-dehydroquinate synthase; amino-acid sequence: MITFLDRDFSQLNDFLTENPFSKIFILVDENTHEYCLPVLLGNLETEISFEILEVEPGEEMKNIQTVNHLWEILTEMQADRKALIINLGGGVITDMGGFVSSTYKRGIQFINIPTTLLSMCDASIGGKTGIDLMHYKNMVGTFSFPEQIFVYPQFLETLPYKELRSGFAEMLKHGLIADKTHWENLIQIQKIDAEGIFPHIQTSMDIKQNVVEKDFHEKNVRKTLNFGHTIGHAIESLYLEKGNPILHGEAVALGMTCETHLSFLEGLLSEEDAETIISNISRYYSFLDLSDFKYDDIFKLLLNDKKNEESKINFSLLSGIGSCIFDYQCKTKNIQNSLDFYKKISQF
- a CDS encoding porin family protein yields the protein MKKLILGLAVTASSLAFAQTTTTTTPSMSSDVRFGIKAGMNVSSLSEDAGLADQKSKIGFNAGIFATIPVAESFSIQPEVLYTQYGDKYDQVILGNRYSRARHLDYVSVPVMFQYNFVPNFYVEAGPEFGVLVSAKNKFKNETNNNVITESGNYKDDLNSFNLGIGLGAGYYFTDNIGITARYVAGVTDVNKDRPNGSDAVRNNTFQVGLAYKF
- the purF gene encoding amidophosphoribosyltransferase, translating into MKSLDIHKSEYLKQFENQTYGRNLFRTQEEERLDAPNEECGIFGMYSDNDLDTFSLSQFGLFALQHRGQEACGISVLKDGKITNMKDEGLVLDVYKEIQDPEAFMGNSAIGHTRYTTAGDKKKYNFQPFFAKNEYDQIILSIAHNGNLTNARELKTELEAEGVVFRATSDSEVILRLIQKNLDLGLRGAIKATMEKIEGAYSVVGMTRNKFFAFRDFNGIRPLVLGAIDEKTYVVASESVALDAVGAQYVRDILPGEIIYTNENEPGKLNSYMVNEERGKQRICSFEYIYFARPDSSLENINVYEIREKSGEKIWEQAPVEADIVIGVPDSGVPAAIGFSKASGIPFRPVLIKNRYIGRSFIVPTQEMRERVVNLKLNPIISEIKGKRVVIIDDSIVRGTTSKRLVKILKEAGVKEIHFRSVSPPIIAPCYLGIDTPSKDDLISANMSTEQLRDYLGVDSLEFLSTENLKVILGSSNHCFGCFTEEYPVAKGEEIELFS
- the purC gene encoding phosphoribosylaminoimidazolesuccinocarboxamide synthase, with the translated sequence MSQKKEMLYEGKAKQVFATDNPDEVVVRFKDDATAFNAQKRGSVDLKGEMNNAITTLIFEYLNEKGIKTHFIKQLDEREQLVKKVSIIPLEMVVRNYSAGSMAQRLGVEEGIKSPVTIFDICYKKDELGDPLINDHHAVFLGAATYEELDEMYELTSDINDILIDLFDKMNIILVDFKIELGKTSTGEIILADEISPDTCRLWDKDTMKKLDKDRFRRDLGEVTEAYVEIYNRLKAILQK